In Nomascus leucogenys isolate Asia chromosome 11, Asia_NLE_v1, whole genome shotgun sequence, the following proteins share a genomic window:
- the SCAF11 gene encoding protein SCAF11: MKKKTVCTLNMGDKKYEDMEGEENGDNTIPTGLLYSEADRCPICLNCLLEKEVGFPESCNHVFCMTCILKWAETLASCPIDRKPFQAVFKFSALEGYVKVQVKKQLRETKDKKNENSFEKQVSCHENSKSCIRRKAIIREDLLSAKVCDMKLIHRNSLYSETGGKKNAAIKINKPQRSNWSTNQCFRNFFSNMFSSVSHSGESSFTYRAYCTEFIEASEISALIRQKRHELELSWFPDTLPGIGRIGFIPWNVETEVLPLISSMLPRTIFPTSTISLEHFGTSCKGYALAHTQEGEEKKQTSGTSNTRGSRRKPAMTTPTRRSTRNTRAETASQSQRSPISNNSGCDAPGSSNPSLSVPSSAESEKQTRQAPKRKSVRRGRKQPLLKKKLRSSVAAPEKSSSNDSVDEETAESDTSPVLEKEHQSDVDSSNIGTVQTNVENQSANCLKSCNEQIEESEKHTANHDTEERVESSSSESCAQDPPVLVGEEGEVKKLENTGIEANVLCLESEVSENIFEKGGDPLEKQDQISGLSQSEVKTDVCTVHLPNDFPTCLTSESKVYQPVSCHLSELSENVESVVNEEKMTESSVVEITEHKDSTLKTEKLIESPKLESSEGEIIQTVDRQSVKSPEVQLLGHVETEDVEIIATCDTFGNEDFNNIQDSENNLLKNNLLNTKLEKSLEEKNESLTEHPRSTELPQTHIEQIQKHFSEDNNEMIPMECDSFCSDQNESEVEPSVNADLKQMNENSVTHCSENNMPSSDLADEKVETLSQPSESPKDTIDKAKKPRTRRSRFHSPSTTWSPNKDAPQEKKRPQSPSPRRETGKESRKSQSPSPKNESARGRKKSRSQSPKKDIARERRQSQSRSPKRDTTRESRRSESLSPRRETSRENKRSQPRVKDSSPGEKSRSQSRERESDRDGQRRERERRTRKWSRSRSHSRSPSRCRTKSKSSSFGRIDRDSYSPRWKGRWANDGWRCPRGNDRYRKNDPEKQNENTRKEKNDIHLDADDPNSADKHRNDCPNWITEKINSGPDPRTRNPEKLKESHWEENRNENSGNSWKKNFGSGWVSNRGRGRGNRGRGTYRSSFTYKDQNENRWQNRKPLSGNSNSSGSESFKFVEQQSYKRKSEQEFSFDTPADRSGWTSASSWAVRKTLPADVQNYYSRRGRNSSGPQSGWMKQEEETSGQDSSLKDQTNQQVDGSQLPINMMQPQMNVMQQQMNAQHQPMNIFPYPVGVHAPLMNIQRNPFNIHPQLPLHLHTGVPLMQVATPTSVSQGPPPPPPPPPPSQQVNYIASQPDGKQLQGIPSSSHVSNNMSTPVLPAPTAAPGNTGTVQGPSSGNTSSSSHSKASNAAVKLAESKVSVAVEASADSSKTDKKLQIQEKAAQEVKLAIKPFYQNKDITKEEYKEIVRKAVDKVCHSKSGEVNSTKVANLVKAYVDKYKYSRKGSQKKTLEEPVSTEKNVG, encoded by the exons ACACTGGCTTCATGTCCTATTGACCGTAAACCTTTTCAGGCAGTGTTTAAATTCAGTGCATTGGAAGGTTATGTTAAG GTTCAAGTAAAAAAACAGCTGAGAGaaacaaaagacaagaaaaatgaaaactcattTGAGAAACAGGTCTCCTGTCATGAAAATTCTAAAAGCTGTATAAG AAGAAAAGCCATCATAAGAGAAGATCTATTAAGTGCAAAAGTTTGTGACATGAAGTTGATACATA GAAACTCTTTATACAGTGaaacaggaggaaagaaaaatgcagcAATAAAGATAAATAAG CCTCAGAGATCAAATTGGAGTACAAATCAGTGCTTCAGAAATTTTTTCTCCaatatgttttcttctgttaGCCACTCTGGAGAATCTTCCTTTACCTATAGAGCTTATTG tACAGAATTTATAGAAGCCAGTGAAATCAGTGCATTGATTAGGCAGAAGAGACATGAACTGGAATTGTCATGGTTTCCTGATACATTACCTGGAATtggaag AATTGGTTTTATACCCTGGAATGTTGAAACAGAAGTCCTTCCTCTCATTTCTTCTATGTTGCCAAGAACTATTTTTCCAACAAGTACCATATCTTTAGAACATTTTG gtACTTCTTGCAAGGGATATGCATTAGCACATACtcaagaaggggaagaaaagaagcaaactTCTGGTACATCAAATACCAGAGGATCAAGACGAAAACCTGCAATGACAACTCCTACAAGGAGGTCTACACGTAACACAAGAGCTGAAACAGCCAGTCAGTCTCAGAGATCCCCAATATCAAACAATTCTGGGTGTGATGCCCCAGGTAGCAGTAATCCATCTTTAAGTGTTCCCTCTTCAGCTGAGTCAGAAAAGCAAACAAGACAGGCTCCAAAACGGAAGTCTgtaaggagaggaagaaaacaacCTTTACTGAAAAAGAAACTTCGGAGCTCTGTAGCTGCCCCTGAAAAATCATCTTCCAATGATTCAGTAGATGAAGAAACAGCAGAATCTGACACATCACCTGTGTTAGAAAAAGagcaccaatcagatgtagacaGTAGTAACATTGGTACTGTGCAGACTAATGTAGAAAACCAGTCTGCTAATTGCTTGAAAAGTTGCAATGAGCAAATAGAAGAAAGTGAGAAGCATACTGCAAATCATGATACAGAGGAAAGAGTAGAATCTTCATCTTCTGAGTCTTGTGCTCAAGATCCTCCTGTGCTAGTTGGTGAGGAAGGGGAAGTTAAAAAACTTGAGAATACAGGTATAGaggctaatgttttgtgtttgGAAAGTGaggtttctgaaaatatttttgaaaaaggagGTGATCCATTGGAAAAGCAAGACCAGATATCTGGACTTTCACAATCAGAGGTAAAGACAGATGTATGTACAGTTCATCTTCCAAATGATTTTCCTACATGTTTAACATCTGAAAGCAAAGTGTACCAACCTGTATCTTGTCACCTAAGTGAGTTATCTGAGAATGTAGAGTCAGtggttaatgaagaaaaaatgacagAGAGTTCCGTAGTAGAAATTACTGAACATAAAGATTCTACACTAAAAACAGAGAAGCTTATAGAGAGCCCCAAGTTAGAATCTTCTGAGGGTGAAATTATACAAACAGTGGACAGACAATCTGTTAAGAGCCCAGAGGTTCAATTGCTTGGGCATGTTGAAACTGAAGATGTAGAAATAATTGCAACATGTGATACTTTTGGGAATGAAGATTTCAATAATATTCAAGACTCTGAAAataacttattaaaaaataatcttctgAACACCAAATTGGAAAAATCtttagaagaaaagaatgaatcgCTGACCGAACATCCTAGATCTACAGAGTTGCCTCAAACACACATTGAACAGATTCAGAAGCATTTTAGTGAGGACAACAATGAAATGATACCTATGGAGTGTGATTCATTTTGCAGTGACCAAAATGAATCTGAAGTTGAACCATCTGTAAATGCTGAtcttaaacaaatgaatgaaaattctGTGACACACTGTTCGGAAAATAATATGCCGTCTTCTGATCTTGCAGATGAAAAGGTTGAAACTCTTTCTCAACCATCTGAAAGCCCAAAAGATACCATAGATAAAGCCAAAAAGCCTCGTACTCGAAGATCTAGATTTCATTCTCCATCTACAACTTGGTCTCCCAACAAAGATGCTCCACAAGAAAAGAAGCGGCCCCAGTCTCCATCTCCCAGAAGAGAAACtgggaaagaaagcaggaagTCTCAATCACCATCTCCTAAGAATGAGTCAGCCAGAGGCCGGAAAAAATCCCGTTCTCAGTCCCCAAAAAAAGATATTGCAAGAGAAAGGAGGCAATCTCAGTCTCGGTCTCCAAAAAGGGATACTACTAGGGAAAGCAGAAGATCTGAATCACTGTCACCAAGAAGAGAAACTTCTAGAGAGAACAAAAGATCTCAGCCAAGAGTGAAAGATTCCTCCCCAGGAGAAAAATCTAGGTCCCAGAGCAGAGAACGAGAAAGTGATAGAGatgggcagaggagagagagagaaaggagaaccaGAAAGTGGTCTAGGTCCAGATCTCATTCTAGGTCCCCCTCAAGATGTAGAACAAAAAGTAAGAGTTCATCGTTTGGTAGAATTGACAGAGATAGTTACTCTCCCCGGTGGAAGGGAAGATGGGCAAATGATGGTTGGAGATGTCCACGAGGAAATGATCGGTACAGAAAGAATgacccagagaaacagaatgaaaatacaagaaaagaaaaaaatgacatccaTCTAGATGCTGATGATCCAAATTCTGCTGACAAACATAGAAATGACTGTCCCAATTggataacagaaaaaataaactctgGGCCTGATCCAAGAACCAGAAAtccagaaaagttgaaagagtCTCAttgggaagaaaacagaaatgaaaattcaggaaattctTGGAAAAAAAACTTTGGTTCTGGTTGGGTATCTAACCGTGGTAGAGGCAGAGGCAACCGTGGCAGAGGCACTTACAGAAGTAGTTTCACCTATAAAGATCAGAATGAAAATCGGTGGCAAAATCGAAAACCCCTCTCAGGGAATTCAAACAGTTCAGGGAGTGAATCTTTCAAGTTTGTGGAACAGCAATCCTATAAGCGGAAAAGTGAACAGGAGTTCTCATTTGATACACCAGCAGATAGATCTGGATGGACATCTGCATCCAGCTGGGCTGTGAGAAAGACTTTGCCAGCAGATGTACAAAACTACTACTCGCGACGAGGCAGAAATTCTTCAGGTCCACAGTCTGGATGGATGAAACAAGAGGAGGAAACATCTGGACAGG attCTAGCCTAAAAGACCAAACAAACCAGCAAGTTGATGGTTCTCAACTACCTATAAATATGATGCAACCACAAATGAATGTAATGCAGCAACAAATGAATGCACAACACCAGCCTATGAATATCTTCCCATATCCAGTGGGTGTTCATGCTCCTTTGATGAACATCCAACGCAATCCATTTAACATTCATCCTCAGCTACCCTTGCATCTCCACACAGGAGTGCCCCTCATGCAGGTAGCCACTCCTACCAGTGTATCTCAgggaccaccaccaccaccaccacctcccccacCATCCCAACAAGTCAACTACATTGCTTCACAACCAGATGGCAAGCAGTTGCAG GGTATTCCTAGTTCTTCTCATGTAAGTAATAACATGAGTACACCAGTTTTGCCTGCTCcgacagcagccccaggaaataCAGGAACGGTTCAGGGACCAAGTTCTGGTAATACTTCGTCATCCAGTCACAGCAAAGCCTCTAATGCTGCTGTAAAATTGGCAGAAAGCAAAGTAAGTGTTGCAGTGGAAGCCAGCGCAGATAGCTCGAAGACAGACAAG AAATTGCAAATTCAAGAAAAAGCAGCACAAGAGGTAAAATTGGCCATCAAGCcattttaccaaaataaagaTATCACCAAGgaagaatataaagaaattgtACGGAAAGCAGTAGATAAA GTTTGTCATAGTAAGAGTGGAGAAGTAAATTCTACTAAAGTGGCAAATCTGGTTAAAGCCTATGTAGACAAATACAAATATTCACGGAAGGGGAGCCAAAAGAAAACTCTGGAAGAACCTGTGTCTACTGAAAAAAACGTAGGCTGA